A single genomic interval of Pyrus communis chromosome 5, drPyrComm1.1, whole genome shotgun sequence harbors:
- the LOC137734616 gene encoding protein argonaute 4A-like: protein MESSDPKGAELPPPPAIIPPNVVPTVAEGKSVEVVKKPSTSKLVPMSRPGFGSRGKSIQLTTNHFKVGVKISDGYFFHYSIEMFYEDGTPVTANAIGRKVVEKVKETYDRDLGRKEFAYDGQKNLFTVGSLPHKRLDFVVVLDNISSSRRIGNVGGSSSYDPAESGSDRKRLKRSFRSKTIKVLINYAAKIPMQAIVNGSRGQASKEFQEAVRVLDIILRQHAVKQGCLLVRQSFFRNNPRNPDLGEGLSGCSGFHSSFRATQAGLSLNMDVSTTVIIKPGPVLNFLLENQKVNHLRHIDWIKAKRTLKNLRIRIESSGMEYKITGLSDDSCKEQTFFLKKSKGQDGDGEEVTVYDYFVRHKHIPVRESADFPCINVGKAKRPSFFPLELCTLVPLQRYTKALSTKQRSTLVGESRQKPQERISVLQRELRSSNYNADRMLQSSGISISPEFMQVEGRVLSAPRLKVGNGNDFFPRNGRWNFSNMSFVEPVKIETWAIVNFSDFRDIDFLIKTMLKCGDMRGIAIHPPSHVFQEKNQHKREPAAVRVDKVFEERGLRIKKEIPKLLLCILPERNNIYGPWKRKCLSEVGVITQCIIWKGKRMNDQYITNVLLKINAKLGGMNTYLTAEYSRSIPMASRSPTMILGMDVSHGSPGRSDVPSIAAVVGSRKWPSISHYRASVRTQSPKVEMIASLFKPVSDKDDEGIIRELLLDFYRTSNGSKPAQIIIFRDGTSESQFDQVLNDEMSQIIQACKFLDEGWSPKFMVIVAQKNHHTKFFQTGSPHNVPPGTIIDRTVCHPTNNDFYLCAHAGMIGTTRPTHYHVLLDQLGYSTDDLQELVHSLSYVFQRSTTAISVVAPIRYAHLAAAQMSQFIDFDEISETSSSRGGSVTVAGGVAVPELPKLHEDVKNYMFFC from the exons ATGGAGTCTTCCGATCCCAAAGGAGCTGAGCTTCCTCCTCCTCCCGCCATTATTCCTCCAAATGTTGTCCCAACTGTGGCAGAAGGAAAATCTGTTGAAGTGGTTAAGAAACCATCAACTTCTAAACTTGTTCCCATGTCAAGGCCAGGCTTTGGATCTAGAGGAAAAAGCATCCAACTAACAACTAACCATTTCAAAGTGGGAGTGAAAATTTCTGATGGCTACTTTTTCCATTACAGT attgaaatgttttatgaGGATGGAACCCCAGTTACAGCAAACGCTATTGGGCGCAAAGTTGTTGAAAAAGTTAAGGAGACATATGACAGGGATCTAGGACGAAAAGAATTTGCTTATGATGGACAGAAGAACTTGTTCACTGTTGGCTCCCTCCCTCATAAAAGACTCGACTTTGTGGTAGTATTGGACAACATCTCGTCAAGCAG GCGAATTGGGAATGTCGGAGGTAGTAGTAGTTACGACCCAGCTGAGAGTGGAAGCGATAGGAAGAGACTTAAGCGTTCATTTCGATCCAAAACAATAAAGGTGCTGATAAATTATGCTGCTAAAATCCCAATGCAAGCGATCGTAAATGGATCACGAGGTCAGGCTTCAAAGGAGTTTCAGGAAGCAGTTAGAGTTCTGGACATCATTCTAAGGCAGCATGCAGTCAAGCA GGGTTGTCTCCTTGTCCGACAGTCTTTCTTCCGGAACAATCCAAGGAACCCAGACTTGGGAGAAGGCTTGTCAGGCTGCTCGGGCTTCCATTCAAGTTTCCGAGCTACCCAAGCGGGTCTGTCCCTGAACATGG ATGTATCCACTACAGTGATCATAAAACCAGGTCCCGTTTTGAACTTCCTCTTGGAGAACCAAAAAGTTAATCACCTTCGCCATATTGATTGGATCAAG GCTAAAAGGACGCTCAAAAATCTACGGATCAGGATCGAATCCTCTGGTATGGAGTACAAAATCACTGGATTGAGTGACGATTCCTGCAAAGAGCAGAC attttttctaaaaaagaGTAAAGGACAAGATGGTGACGGAGAAGAAGTTACTGTTTATGACTACTTTGTTCGCCATAAACACATACCTGTACGTGAGTCAGCAGATTTTCCATGCATCAATGTTGGGAAAGCAAAGCGGCCATCTTTCTTTCCACTTGAG CTTTGTACCTTGGTTCCATTGCAACGCTATACCAAAGCTTTGTCCACTAAGCAAAGGTCTACACTAGTGGGGGAGTCCCGGCAGAAGCCCCAGGAGCGGATTTCAGTTTTGCAACGT GAGCTGAGAAGTAGTAACTACAATGCTGACCGGATGCTTCAATCTTCTGGAATATCAATCAGTCCTGAATTTATGCAGGTTGAAGGCCGTGTGCTGTCAGCCCCAAGG TTAAAAGTGGGCAATGGGAATGATTTTTTCCCCCGGAATGGGCGCTGGAATTTCAGCAATATG AGTTTTGTGGAACCGGTAAAAATTGAGACATGGGCAATTGTCAACTTCTCTGATTTCCGTGACATTGATTTCCTGATCAAGACTATGTTGAAGTGTGGAGATATGAGAGGAATC GCCATACATCCTCCAAGTCATGTATTTCAAGAGAAAAATCAGCATAAGCGCGAGCCAGCTGCGGTCCGAGTGGACAAGGTGTTTGAAGAAAGAGGATTGAGAATTAAGAAAGAAATACCAAAGCTTCTGCTGTGTATTCTTCCAGAGAGGAATAACATATATG GTCCATGGAAAAGGAAATGTCTCTCCGAGGTCGGGGTTATAACACAGTGCATTATCTGGAAGGGTAAAAGGATGAATGATCAGTATATCACAAATGTGCTCCTCAAAATCAATGCTAAG CTTGGTGGAATGAACACCTATCTAACAGCGGAGTATTCTCGCTCTATACCTATGGCTTCTAGGTCTCCTACTATGATTTTGGGTATGGATGTGTCCCATGGCTCACCTGGGCGGTCAGATGTTCCTTCTATTGCAGCT GTGGTTGGTTCGAGGAAATGGCCCTCAATTTCTCATTATCGTGCCTCAGTTCGTACTCAATCACCGAAAGTAGAAATGATTGCTTCTCTGTTCAAGCCTGTGTCGGATAAAGATGATGAGGGCATAATCAG GGAACTGCTACTAGACTTTTATCGTACATCCAACGGCAGTAAGCCGGCTCAGATAATAATCTTCAG GGATGGAACGAGCGAATCACAGTTCGACCAAGTCTTGAATGATGAAATGAGCCAGATCATTCAG GCCTGCAAGTTTCTTGATGAGGGGTGGTCTCCAAAGTTCATGGTAATTGTAGCACAAAAGAATCACCATACAAAATTCTTCCAGACTGGTTCTCCTCATAATGTTCCACCGG GGACTATCATTGACAGAACAGTTTGTCATCCAACTAACAATGATTTCTACCTGTGTGCTCATGCTGGGATGATT GGGACTACACGACCTACTCATTATCATGTTCTACTTGATCAACTTGGCTATTCAACAGATGACTTGCAAGAACTTGTTCACTCTTTATCGTATGT GTTCCAAAGGAGTACTACAGCTATATCAGTAG TTGCTCCGATACGCTATGCTCATCTGGCAGCCGCCCAGATGTCGCAGTTCATTGACTTCGATGAAATATCGGAGACTTCCTCAAGCCGAGGTGGTAGTGTTACAGTAGCTGGTGGTGTGGCGGTGCCTGAATTGCCAAAGCTGCATGAAGATGTCAAGAACTACATGTTCTTTTGTTGA